The Ostreibacterium oceani region GCCTCATATTATTTGTTTTTTTGATTTCAAAAAATGACTTTTTATTTTCATTGTCAAAAAAATAAAGAGCATACTTACAACAAACATGATTAACGAAGTTAATACAGGGTGATGTAATTCAAAGATTCGAATACGATTCAAAAAATGGTAATAGCCCAAATTAGTCAGTAATTCTTTCTTTTCATTATATAGTGAAACGCTGGACACTGAATTGCAACAATTTGAATTACGATGACTTAACTCAAATATTTCAATTGCATAAAATACCATGTCGCGTCCAAATTTTGATTCAAACAATATCAGCGCACTCTTTAAAAAGTTTACATCTTTGCTCACCGCTAATACTAAAGAATGGTCTCTACTGGGTTACCTGCTTTCGTAACATACGTCTCTAATTGTGCTATATCACTGGTTACTATAATTTTTGCCAAATGCTGGCTAGACTCATCGGCAATCGCTGATTTCACAATAGTATGCATTAGAATTAAAAACAAGAGAAGCCGCGAAACCGTTACAACAGAAGCCGCGAAACATACGGCTCCACAAGCAAAGCCAGCAATAGGCGTGAAGACGAATCCAATTCCAGCACAAACCACAGCACAAACTACGCCTGATGGCATAGGGTTAGCGCATAAACCAAACTTTCTATGGCATTCATTTTGTTTTTGCATACAAACTAATTCTTTTCTTGCATCATCAAAAGCTTCATTAATACTTTTTCGTTGCAATCCATCATAATCAGAAAAATTTACTGGTTGATTATTGGTGTAGCTATATGTGTTAACGCCCGCAAATAAACCAATCGGGTCGGTTTGCAAGTAACGACCTAGGTTAGGATTATAATCCCTGTGGTAGTTTTGGTAAAGGTTAATTTCTTCGTCGTGAAACTATAAAACCCATCCGTGGGTTTTATCCTTGTACTGACGCACTGCGGACTCGCGTTGGCTTACGCCGTAATCCGCCCCGATTCAAAACGTGCTCCTGCCGTTTTGTGCCCTGGGAAACGCAACGGGTTTTCCACCGTCTCGGTGGTGATTTGCACTTTTCCAAATGCCTGATAAAAGCCTTGATAGATAACATTTACGGGGCGACATTCGCGGATTTGTCGGTGAGCATCTGCGGTGTAAAATTGTTTATTGCTGGGGATGATCATTTTGGTAATAGCTGTAGCTTAAGCTATCCTCCTGCTTTGTCGATTTTGACCAACGGATTGGTGGTGTAGGGGCTGTTTGGCTCGTACAAATACCCCTGAATAAACTCACCCCGCTCGTCAAACTCAGCCGTCAGTCCGTTGTGCGTGTAGAAGTAGTAGCTTGCTTAACTGTTGCACTTGCAAGTAGAATTTTCCAGTAATTTCAAAAAAACAATTTCATATTATCACATCACCTCATTGGCAATTAATTTCAAGTAGCTTAGATACGCTAATAAATTCATTCCTACTACTCAAGATATTATTTCTAAAAAATACACGGAAATAAGCTTCTGTGTCTTTTTTTGACATGCCATAAGTTGTCATACTATATGTTTTTTCGTTATAAAAAATTTTTACGGTGTGTGTTTTTTTTATCGGCTCGCCATCTTCCGTAGTCATATAAGAAATTGGAGCATTTAAACTCTCGCCATAACATGATTTATAGCCTTTTTCATCCATGTATATTATGATTTTTTCATATTTCTTCAAATATTCTTCCATCAATGTTTCTGTTAAAGAAAAAGAAACTTCGCAACCATTCTCAG contains the following coding sequences:
- a CDS encoding RHS repeat-associated core domain-containing protein gives rise to the protein MNLYQNYHRDYNPNLGRYLQTDPIGLFAGVNTYSYTNNQPVNFSDYDGLQRKSINEAFDDARKELVCMQKQNECHRKFGLCANPMPSGVVCAVVCAGIGFVFTPIAGFACGAVCFAASVVTVSRLLLFLILMHTIVKSAIADESSQHLAKIIVTSDIAQLETYVTKAGNPVETIL